The DNA sequence AGCTCACCGACTCCTTCCTCCTTGGACCTAGCTCCGCCCAGCCCAGCCCCGCGACCTGCTCGCCGTGGCTTCGGCAAGGGCGCCTACGCGATGAGCGGGTCCCATGCAAAGCATTCTGGGATTGGTAGTCCATGTTCCGCCGGTCTCCAGCATTCACatgaaaaggggggaaaaaacccaTGCAAATTAGATATCTCTGAATTTCGTGCAAATTAAATAAGACGCAGATTCTAGCTCAGGAAAGTGATGCAAACTCGTCGTTTTCAAAGGAGAGACTCCAGCCTCGGGTCAGGCGCGACGCAGACAGCGGCGCGGGGTCCTTGACTGGGCGGGGCTTGCTCGCGGTGGTTTGTGGCTCCTTCCTGCGCTGCTTCTCTCTTTCGCTCAGGCCGTTGGCGCCGACAGGATGGGTGAGCTGTTCTGGCCAGTCTAAGGGCGCCGCAAGCGGGACTTGGGGTCTTGGGGACTGGCGGGCGGATGCGAATAGAGTAGGGAGGGGGATGCTACGGCGAGGCTCCATGGCGGAGGGCCGGGGAAGCGCCGCTCCAGGCGGCACATGGTCCCGCGTGGAAGGGGCCCGTGAGGCGTGGAGGCCGCCGAGGTCGGGGTACCGAGGGACACAGGGAGGCCGGCGCTTCCTCCCAAGCATTCGAGCGGGGCCTAGTCCTTTGGGAGAACACATTCTCCGGAGCCCTCTTCGAACGTTTATTAGTCGGTTCAGGGGAACCTGAAGGCCAGATGTTTGGCCCACAGGCCAGTAAATAGTACGAGAGCCAATAGGTTTAAGGGTTTATGCCAGATGAGGCGAGTGTCTTAGAAGATGGGAAACACGTAGATGGCGTGTTTTTGCAGAAGAACTAAAATAGTTAATTTTCAGGCAAGTGTCGTGGACTTCGTACTGCTAGGAAGCTCCGCAGTCACCGACGAGACCAGAAGTGGCATGATAAACAGTACAAGAAGGCCCATTTGGGCACAGCCCTGAAGGCCAACCCTTTTGGAGGTGCTTCTCATGCAAAAGGAATCGTCCTGGAAAAAGTGTAAGTCCATTGCTTCCGTCAGTTTTAGTTTATTATAGGAATTCGAGACATAAACTTACGAATTCTTGTCTTAAAAGCAGTTACAGGTTTTATGTGTAGTAGCGTTCATTTGGGCATTAGGGGTAAAATCGCAAAGCGTTTATTCTATTTAAAAGTTGGTAAAATTAGTGTTTGGGAATTAGGTAGTTAAGGTTTTTATTTAACGTTGGCCTGGGAGGAATTGGAGAAGATACTAACAATGATGAAGTAAAGGACACAAACACTTTTACTGTGGGAGCTGTGACAAGTAAATGTCACGTGTCAGCTATTGAATCTGcaatcaaatgatttttctactTGATAAAGGTAAGGTGAAGAGAAGTGACTTGCATCAGATTTAACTGAGGTCGTACACCTAAGATTGAGACATGAAACTGCCAGTATTTGACtggttttgacttttaaaaatgataatttcacATAGTTCAATCGTATTTGATGGTAGATCCATTTGAACTcagactttctaatttttttttttttttttgagacggagtctagctctgtcgtccaggctggagtgcagtagcgccatctcggctccctgcaaccttagcctcccaggtttaagcaattctcctgcctcagtctcccaggtagctgggattacaggagcccagcaccatgccagctaatattttgtatttttagtagagatggggtttcgccatgttgaccaggctagtctcaaactcctgacctcaggtgatccgcctgcctcggcctcctgaagtgccctgattacaagcgtgagccactgtgcccagcccagacttGCTAATTCTTATCTCAGTTTTTTTTGTTAAACAGGGTCTCTTGTTACACAGGCTggcagtcttgacctcctaggcGTAGATCCtctcacgtcagcctcccaagtaattggggcTACCACTCCAATCTAATGTTATAACTGTAAAAGGTCTAGAAATTTCCCCCATTGTGCTAATGAAATTAAGACTGGCAGAAAACTTGGTTGACATCACAGGACTTCAGCTCAGCCATTTGAGGTTAGATTGAAAAGATAGAAACAGTTTCTCAGTAGTTCTCTAGTTAATGTGAAAAAATTATCCTTTTTCAGAAAGCCAGCTCACTCTGCTATGCCTTTTATATTTCAGAGGAGTTGAAGCCAAACAGCCAAATTCTGCCATTAGGAAGTGTGTCAGGGTCCAGCTGATCAAGAATGGCAAGAAAATCACAGCCTTTGTACCCAACGACGGTTGCTTGAATTTTATTGAGGTGAGTATTTCAACTCTTTTGTACCTTCTGTTCTTGGGGTGGACTCCCTCACATTTTTATCTGATGCAAGGGAGTTTCCTCACGTGAAAGTATTTTTGTGATTGCCACTGAcactagaaataaactttttattttattccaggaAAACGATGAAGTTCTGGTTGCTGGATTTGGTCGCAAAGGTCATGCTGTTGGTGATATTCCTGGAGTCCGCTTTAAGGTTGTCAAAGTAGCCAATGTGTCTCTTCTGGCCCTATACAAAGGCAAGAAGGAAAGACCAAGATCATAAATTTTAATGGTGAAAACACTGTAGTAATAAATTTTCTTATGCCAAAAAATGTTTGTATCTTATTGTCCcctgttctcaccacaaagattGTGTTCTTTACTataccccccccccttttttttaatcctaaaccAGCAAACACAGGACCTGTACCAATTTTAGGAGATGATAAGACAGGGTTGTTTCAGGATTCTCTAGAGTTAATAACATTTGTAACTTGGCAGTTTCCCTCATCCTGTGGAGTAAGAAAATGAGATAGAGCTGGAATAAATGTGCAGTATTGTAGTATTACTTTAACAACTTTGATTCAAAAACTCACTTAAATTCTAGTGagatactttctttttaattcttggtATTTTCCATATCTGGTGTGACATTTCAAGCAGTTACCAAGTTTCATGGCACATAGATAATCTTAGGTACCCTTGGAAATGCACATTCTTGTATCCATCTTTCAGAGACCCAAGTGATAAATAGTAACCTCAAAATTGCTCCCCACTCTGTTTAAAGGTGTCAGGATCTGTGTTGTAATGTGTCTATGTTACTGTGTTTAGGATACAAGCACTGGATCATTTAGTTGATGGAAGTATATGTCAGGGATGTTTTCAGTATCTTCTCATGAGGTTGTCAGCGACCTTCATGTCTTCAAAGACCAGTCAGCAAATGAAGTAGTTTAATGTAGAGATAAGACTGGTTGTGTTTTGATAATTTAAGCTAGGTATTCAGTACATGTGGATTTTGCTCTCCAGAAATACTTGTTTCAGAATTTTCATGGATATAGTGGCATGGTTGAAATGAAGCTATTAGCCTTCTGATTTAAATCTGATATAAGAAACTCTTGGTAACAAATAGTAAATATGGATTAATTAGCCCTTTGATCAGAGCCTAGCTTTACATTGTTTAGGATCTTTGGAAAACAATTGCTTTGGTTGCCCATTTTCTGTAGGATCAAGAGCAGAACCTTTTCCATGACACAGAAGAATCCAGGTTGTGCCTCATCCCTGCATATTCCAGCCTTAGCCTGCCATTTCTCCCCTTGGCTCTGTGCTCCAGCAACACTGGTCTCAGTTGGTCATGCTCCAACTTGCGTTCCACATCCAGCCTCAGGACCTCTGTGACTATGGTGTCTTGCTTGTCGCCCGCTCTTCAGAGCTCCTATTTTCCAGCACACTTGGGTTTATCTCTTGATGCCAATGATGATGCTGCTAGTCTCTCCACAAAGGCGGAAAGGCTGCCTGTTGGTTTGTACCTGCGTTTCCCAACGTGTAGCTGCAGTCGATATTTGGCTAAACCGTTCCCAAGAGCTCAGCAGATGTTTTCGGATGGACCTTAATTGACCCAACCCTTTGTGATGCGGAAGGGATTGCTGGGCCTCGCTCACCGGGCCAGAACCAGGGAAAGACGCTGCGGTTGCAGCGCGGTTCCAGGTCCCGGACGTCAGGCGCGGGGCGGGCAGCTCTCGCCCGGCGGTGGGGTCCTTGTGACCGCAGGGCGGGGCGCACCAGGAAGGGGCTGGGACAGCGCGGACGCCCAGGGACTTGTCCCAGTTCCTCAGCTTTCTTTGACACGTCAAGACACCGACGATGGCTCGCAGCTGTACCCTCTTGGCTGCACCTGGGACGCCCTTTTCACTTGCTAAGCAGTTCGACCTGAGGCCCAGGGGCCGCCAGATTGACCCATAAATAATCTCCGGCGCCTCAGATCTAGAAGCGGCTGAGCCTGATCTTAGTGCCTTCTCCTTTGTGTGGCTTCCCAACCTCTTTCCCTACGGCCATGTGTCCGAGGCCCCTTCCTTCATGTATCCAACATGAAATGGATGCCTGGCACTTTGCTGGGCCCGACTGTGCAAGCCCAGGTCTATGGTGAGAGCAACAATACACTCACCTTGGGCACAAAATGTATGCAAAATTccagcagctttttttttcttggtagatgTAGaaaagctaattctaaaatttgcatggaggctgggaagggtggctcacgcctgtaatcccagcactttaggaggccaaggtgggtggatcacctgaagtcaggggttcgagaccggcctggccaacatggagaaacctcgtctctactaaaaacacaaaaattagccgggcgtggtggcgggcgcctgtagtcccagctactcgggaggctgaggttgcagggagccgatatcgggccactgcactccagcctgggcgacagagcaagactccatctcaaaaaaataaaaattaaaaaaaaatgcatatggaaaggcaactagaataaataaaacaatattgaaaaaggaataaaagtggAGGAATCGTAAAACTTGATTTTATAGTTAAAGTAATCAAGACTTGGAGGAGGGACAGaaatacagatcaatggaataagATAGAGAATCCATAAATAGACATTCAGAAGTATGGCCAACGGATTTATCTTAAAACCAACAGAGGAAGAAGAGTTTCAATAAATGATGTGGACTTCCATTtgtcaaaaaccaaaacaaacaaaggaacCCCAACCTCACAtgtaatacaaaattaactcaaaatggatcatatatctgaatgtaaaatggaaagctataaaacaaaacatagactATCTTTACAACCTAGGTTTAGGTATAGTTTTTAGACATTACACTAAAAGCACatgccataaaagaaaaaaatagataaattggtggatttcatcaaaattaaactttttctctctgaaaaatCCTGTTAAGCTGGGCGctatggttcatgcctgtaatcctagcactttgggaggctgagttgggaagataTTAATAGTTTGAGGCCAGGATTTGAAGAGCATCCTGGGCAGCAAAGCCATACACTATCTatgcaaaaaaaaagttttaattagcctggcatggtagtgtgcacctgtagtcccaggtacttgagaggatcagaggattgcttgagcacaagagtttgaggctgcagtgagctatgattgcaccattgcaatccagcctgagcaacaggatgagatcctgtcttaaaaaatacaaaataaaaattcctgtTAATAGGATGACAAAacaaaccacagactgggagaaaatattcgcaaCTCACTTATGCGATAAAGGACTTACATCTAAAACAGAATTCTCTAAAccaaaaatgagaaaacacaatCCCATTACAAAATGGGCAAATACACATCTCTTCACAAaagagatggcaaataagcacatgaaaagatcaaatcattagccatcaggaaaatgcaaattaaaaccacaacaagtTATCACTATAACCTAGCTAAAGTTAAAGATGCTGATAATATCCAGTACTGGTGAGAAAGGAGGGTAACTGCATCTCTCATGCATTGTTGGTAgaaaaatggtacagtcactctgAAAAAGTGATACTTAACAATATGACCCAGAAATTATACTCCTGGGCACAGGATTGAAATATAGCAATGAAAAtatgtgtccacacaaaaacctgtacataaatATTCATGGCAACTTTATTTGGATagtcaagaaatagaaaaatcctaaATATCCTTCAATGGGCCAATATATATACTGTGGTATATCCGTAAATGATATACTACTCAGATTGTTACATAAAACAACTTCCATGAATTTCTAGGGTAGTATGCTGGGTACCAGAAGCCTATCTCAAAAGGTTGTATCTGGTATGGATTCATTTATATAACactcttgaaatgacaaaattaaagcAATGGAGAAGAGATCAGTGATCACTAGGGATTAAGAATGGGGGCAGAGTCTGATGATAGAGAAAGGATAGTATGAGGGAGTTTCTTTGTGGGAATGAAACACTTCTGTGTCTTGATCTTGGTGATGTTTATGGAAATCAATACTTGCAGTGGAATTTCGTAGTACTATACACACAATAAAAGCATGCAAAAATTGGTGAATGAGTAAATTCTGTAGTTAATAGTTTTGGACTAATATCAATTCCCTGGTTTTGAAAATATACTCCGGTTATGAAAGATATCATTTGGGAAAGCTGGATAAAGGGTATACACAAACTATTCTATTTTCGCAACTTCTTGTGtgtcttgaattatttttaaataaaaagtaatgtattaacatatatgtgtatatatatatataatttatgaatgGGTAATTTAGTCTGTTATTTAATCTGTATTCTCTTTATTTGCCTAGCAAAGCCCAAACCAATCAGAAATTGTTATAGCAAAAAGAATCAGGAGATCACTTAGTTCTGTGGTTCCTAAACCCAGGGACATCAGAATTCCCCTGGGAAACCATCTTGAGGGTATCCAGGAGAAATCTGTCAGGTAGTTCTTATGTAGCCACCTCCTGTTTTCTCCGTTTGTGGGAATTACTGCTCTTATCTTAGAAGTTGGAAGCTCAAATAAGGCAGCTCTtaagtattttagaaataatttgcccaagtaATTGGCACAGCTCAAATCAGAACAATAGTCTATTCTCCAAATGGAATGGTTTCTGTCAGAAATACCCCATCTCAAAATGATAAACACTGCCTTACAGGTAGCTACTTAGTAAATTCAGGCACAAATTTATCTGGGAATTTAGTAAGagtttttgttctctattttgtgaaaggaagaggaataaattttctgtgtatttgtatGAAAATATTGAAACACTCCATTTTTTTTACTGATGTTCTGAAAAAAATTTCGAAAGTCTAAACACACAATGCCTCAGATAAATGTGggcttttttctgttattttttgatggCACTGAGAGAGACACTTCTAATTTGACAgctataaaaattcaaatgtgtatctgtgtgtgtattgAATTCCTGTATTTCATTCCAGGAAAATGTCTAGTTGTAGGATTGGTCATTATGGTCACACTGTGGATAATATTCCTGGAATCTGTTGGAAGGTTGTCAAAGTAGCTACCGTTTTTCTTTATTGGCTTTACATAAAGCCAAGAAAAGAGATTATGATAATAAATTACCAGGGTGCAATAAAATTTTCACTAACAGTAACTTATGTAATCGTTATTTTAACCTATAAAATTTATGTCAGTGGATTATTTAAGCATTAACTCACATTCTTATGCTACTGTAGTTGGGGGACTGTCTTTGCTGGTTATACTGAGCAGTCTTCGTTTCTAACACAAATCTTGTCCTTATTGTTTGGTAAAGTGATGTTATGTTTGTTAGTACCTGAGGAACAGAAGTGGATTTTATAGGTTATTAATTGTCACAGTAATGTCACCACAGAAGGTCTAGAGCAAACCATTAAAACATTTaacaattaaatgttttaaagcatAAATTGTCTCATAGGAGAAAATAGTTTTTTAGAGTGACACATTTGAAGGGAACCATGAGTGACAAATaaccaatattttcaaatatgcacATGCCCAGTCGCCACCTCATTCAGATGGTCACTTAAGCCTCTAATATATGATGTGTATCTTCAAAAACAAGGGAGCCACTCACACACAGGTCTCAGATGTGTGTGATGAGCACCATCACAAATTCCTTCCTTTAATACACTCTGCTATCCAGCTGACCTGAAGCTTGCAAACAGCAGTTCTGATGGTAAGGAAGGTAAGGAGGAAATCAAAGTCCCCAGGTCACTAGTCAGATCTAGCCACAGAAGTACCAGCCCCTTTTATCAGTGATCTGCTTATTTGTTGGCATGAATTCTGTTCTATAATCTAGTCACAGTGTgggataaatttttaaatctagccttctaaaactcttttttttttttttaagacggagtctcactctgtcgtccagggctggagtgcagtggcaggatctcgcctcaccgcaagctccacctcctgggttcacaccattctcctgccagcctccccagtagctgggactacaggcgcccaccacgactggctaattttttgtatctttagtagagacgggatttcactctgctagccaggctggtcttgatctcctgacttcattatccacctgcctcggcctcccaaagtgctgggattacaggcgtgagccaccacgcccagcctaaaactCTTTTGTTATAGTTTATTAGAAatagaaggctgggcacagtggctcacgcctgtaatcccagcactttcggaggctgaggcagcggatcacctgaggtcaggagtttgagaccagcctggccaacatggcaaaactctatctctactaaaaatacaaaaaattagctgggcgtggtggtgcacacctgtagtcccagctacccaggaggctcaagtgggagaatcacttgaacccaggaggcagaggttgcggtgagccaagatcgcaccactgcactccagcctgggtaacagcgaaagactccctctccaaaataaaaaaaaagaaagaaaaagaaaaaaagaaatagaacaagGGGCTACACTGCTTGACTGTGCTAAAAGTGTAGGATATACAGAGCAAACCCAAATTTCAAAGTGTATATGTTAATGGATGTATTATAATGCTTACTTACCTCTTTCAGCAACCAGCTAATGTTTACATCTATACAATAATGGGCAAAGTAAGACatgctttaaataatttttcatttcaatcaCAGCTGACAACAGTAGAAAGaactgttactttttaaaatgtatcttgtcCGTTTCTTGCTTTGGAAACTGGTATTAAAtagattttgtcatttttttttctccaatagcTTTATGAATTTATCCAGCTtataagaagatttttttttctatacagtTTGACAACTTTAGGTACTCTGTTTGTGTGCTTGTAGGTAGTATGACCACTTTTCCCCTCCACAAGTTCCTAATAGGTTCCAAGTATTTCTCTAGGATCTTAATTACAGTATACAATAGttgattttgtttgttctgtattttacacattttcttatgtttatgtgtttataaTTAAGTACTTTTTTCCTTATCAAcatcctcatcttcctccttcttctgtgtgtgtgtgtgtttaagtaaTGGAAGAAAGCCATTGTGAGTGGAATTTATTTGCCAGGATTCCCATCAATGGATAGGGTTTGGCCCATAGGTGGATTTTAGAGGGACTAGGAACACCTGAAACTATATGCAGAATTTTCcgattatgtgtgtatatttgtgtatatgagTTCCTAACACAAGAAACCAGCTACTATTTCAACCTGCACAACAATGAAGATTTAGTCACATATtacataattttccattttaatcacAGTTGAGAACAACTGAGAGAAGTGGACTGTGGTTTGACATGGTTTATGAGTGTTCCCAGTGTTGTCTAGTTCTGTAGATGATCCAGCCTGAAGAACCTACAAAATGCACATTTTAcattctgcttttatttcatgGCTGCCCTAATTATGGTCATTTTAGAGAAAAGTTCCCCATGCTATTGGTAAAGATAGAATTAGAAAGAGGGCACAAAGCCTCACCCTCAGGAATAAAAGCAGAGGACAAAAACCCAAAGATATTTTTAACATCTAAGAATGGAaggaataaatcaaataaaaatgttcagtGTGCACCTGTAAAAACAAATGACATAATGTCTGTTACTGCTTAAAAGTATTTGAGcacagtaagaaaaaaagtgttaagtaaaacaaatatggcaaaatCTTGGTAATTGTTGATTCCAATTTATAGGTATGTGAGGGTTAATTGtactattttctctatttttgcatatgtttgaaattttccataataatttttttaaattacatacataTTCTAATTGTTTAACTGCATATTCTCTGGTTAAACTGAACCAGAACATGGACAATCTGCTCTTATAGGAGCACAATAGACATGTGGGGGCAATGAAGTCACAAGAAGAAGGTGACAAAGAGAAATTTAACACTCtgagaaaaatataacatattaaGAAGAAATGAAGCTGAGGATCCAAGAAATCTTAGCaagacaagagaaaaatgtttaattcgGTAATTAAAGCAAAGTAGAATAATTTTCAAAgatttaagaaaatgataaaacacagactgctgctgggaatgtaaattgctATACCCTTACTGGGGAACAATTTactgacatgatcctatatcctTTGATCTGTTAATTCCATTAACAGTGTAAcctaaagaaacaaaatgtgagCATAGGTTTCTGCCTACATTTCTTAttgcattacattttatttattttttttccgagatggagtcttgctctgtcccccaggctggagtgcagtagcatgatctcggctcactgcaacctctgctcaagcaattctcctgcctcagcctccagagtagctgggactataggcatccgccaccatgcccggctactttttttgtatttttagtagagacagggtttcaccatgttggccaggctgttctcaaacttctgacctcaggtgacccgctcacctcggcctcccaaagtgctgggattacgggagagccactgcgcctggctcattGCATTACATTCTGAAAGCTCTTTGAGGGTAGGGGCTTTGTCTGCCCTATTGACCACTGTATTTCTAGAACAGTTCCTGACATGAAGTAAATGCTGAAatgaatatatgttaaataaacaGTGAGGAATTAGAAAAGACCAAAACTCAAACAATAGGATAATTATTTGGTACATTTTGGAATAGAAGAAATCCTAGCTAgtcatttaaaatagtattttcaaagaACATTAAATGACATGAGAAAATGTTCCAGATATAATGTTAAGTGGAAAAAATCAGGATGTAAAACCATATACAGGATGATcctaattacatatatttaaactaccacaaggaaatatataaaaaatttaaaagcaggtATCTCTAGATGATATACACttcagtgattttaaaatattctccttCAAATTATTCTGTGTTTCCCAAATTATCTATGAGGactcaaatctttttttaaaaaggaatttctaGTTTTACATTCTATGGATAGATTAAGTCTAGCATTACAAAAAGAGCCAAAGTCTTCTTTGATCACTTCCAAACCAAGTTCCCACTCTATACCTGCAGAGAGTGATCAAAGAAGTCTTTGATCACCTTTTTTTTACAAATTTGGTGTCTTTCCTTCTAGatcactttttatattttccatacaCTTGCAGTATACGTACCTATAGAAAATACATGGTAttagtgcattttaaaatataaacagtatCAAGCTGCATGCATAGTGActtcttagtctattttgtgctgctataatggaacactacagactgggtaatttataatgaacagaactttattggctcacagctctggaggctgggaagtccaagaatgAGGGGTTGCATCTGGCGAGGGTCTTCTTACTGCTTCATAACATGGTAGAAGGCATCACGTGGGTGAGAGTAAGCAAGAGGGTGCCAAGCCCATTCTTTTGAAAGGAACCACTCCTGCAACAAAGGCATTATTCCATTCAaaagggcagagtcctcatggc is a window from the Rhinopithecus roxellana isolate Shanxi Qingling chromosome 3, ASM756505v1, whole genome shotgun sequence genome containing:
- the RPS23 gene encoding 40S ribosomal protein S23 is translated as MGKCRGLRTARKLRSHRRDQKWHDKQYKKAHLGTALKANPFGGASHAKGIVLEKVGVEAKQPNSAIRKCVRVQLIKNGKKITAFVPNDGCLNFIEENDEVLVAGFGRKGHAVGDIPGVRFKVVKVANVSLLALYKGKKERPRS